The Peribacillus simplex genome contains a region encoding:
- a CDS encoding cupin domain-containing protein encodes MYYVPYIHPYQYQNPYYVNVPMYNYVRNPDYWSVNNANQLGYLQSSNGRNNIEVKDYGPKPFVVNINDATKQNNTYRTALWTGKHLQVTLMSLKVGEDIGLEIHPDVDQFLRIEQGQGLIQMGNRQDNLNFVKNVYDDFAIMIPAGTWHNVTNTDNIPLKLYSIYAPPNHPFGTVHVTKADALAEEEGHRIWQ; translated from the coding sequence ATGTATTATGTTCCTTATATCCATCCCTATCAATATCAAAATCCATATTACGTTAACGTACCAATGTATAACTATGTAAGAAATCCTGATTATTGGAGTGTTAATAATGCTAACCAATTGGGTTATTTACAATCATCAAACGGAAGAAATAATATTGAGGTAAAAGATTATGGACCAAAACCATTTGTGGTGAATATCAATGACGCTACGAAACAAAACAATACCTACCGTACGGCTTTATGGACAGGAAAACACTTGCAAGTTACATTAATGAGTCTTAAAGTTGGTGAAGATATTGGTTTAGAAATTCACCCTGACGTTGACCAATTTTTACGTATTGAACAAGGTCAAGGGTTGATTCAAATGGGTAATAGACAGGATAATTTAAACTTCGTAAAAAACGTCTATGATGATTTTGCAATAATGATACCTGCTGGTACATGGCATAATGTAACCAATACAGATAATATTCCGCTAAAACTTTATTCGATATATGCTCCTCCTAACCATCCATTTGGCACTGTTCATGTTACCAAAGCAGATGCATTGGCTGAAGAAGAAGGTCATCGGATATGGCAATAG